A single genomic interval of Lacrimispora sphenoides JCM 1415 harbors:
- a CDS encoding competence/damage-inducible protein A, protein MVVELISVGTELLLGNIVNTNTQYLAEKCALLGLSMYHQVTVGDNRERLSEALETALKRSDVVILTGGLGPTEDDLTKEVCAEVMGFSLMEDSHTKERIKEYFKNSIYKDIPDNNWKQALVPQGAAVLDNHNGTAPGLILEKDGKAAILLPGPPNELKPLFRDQVFPYLQKLQPEVIRSQMIKICGHGESQVENKLLDLIDGQSNPTIATYAKTAEVHLRVTAKASSDEEAKSLLKPVVKEIKNRFGNDVYTTKEEETLEMAVVRLLKKYELTVTTAESCTGGLIAGRLVNVPGASEVFREGFITYSNKAKRKHLDVSKGTLKKYGAVSEQTAKEMAIGGIFAADSDVCIAVTGIAGPDSDGEKPVGLVYMACYMKDKVSVEEYHFKGNREKIREQSVVKALDLLRRSILKNYHS, encoded by the coding sequence ATGGTTGTTGAACTGATTTCAGTTGGAACGGAACTTCTTCTTGGAAATATTGTAAATACCAATACTCAGTATCTGGCGGAGAAATGTGCTCTTTTGGGACTTTCCATGTATCATCAGGTTACGGTGGGTGATAACAGGGAACGTCTGTCAGAGGCATTAGAGACTGCCCTAAAGCGTTCAGATGTTGTCATCCTGACCGGAGGCCTTGGACCTACGGAGGATGATCTGACAAAAGAAGTCTGCGCAGAGGTCATGGGATTCTCTTTGATGGAAGATAGCCATACAAAGGAGAGAATTAAAGAGTATTTTAAAAACAGCATTTATAAAGATATTCCAGATAATAACTGGAAGCAGGCGCTGGTTCCTCAGGGAGCGGCTGTACTTGACAACCATAACGGTACTGCTCCCGGACTGATCTTGGAAAAGGATGGAAAGGCGGCAATCCTGCTGCCAGGACCTCCAAATGAGTTAAAGCCCCTGTTCCGCGATCAGGTATTCCCTTACCTTCAGAAGCTCCAGCCTGAAGTGATCCGTTCTCAAATGATCAAGATCTGCGGACATGGAGAGAGCCAGGTTGAGAATAAGCTTCTTGACCTCATTGACGGACAGTCCAACCCAACCATTGCCACCTATGCGAAGACGGCTGAGGTGCATTTAAGAGTCACGGCAAAGGCATCAAGTGATGAGGAAGCCAAAAGCCTTTTAAAACCGGTGGTAAAAGAGATTAAAAACCGTTTTGGGAACGATGTGTATACCACAAAAGAGGAAGAAACCCTTGAAATGGCAGTCGTCCGTCTCCTGAAAAAATATGAGCTGACGGTGACTACAGCGGAATCCTGCACCGGAGGACTGATTGCAGGACGTCTGGTGAATGTACCGGGGGCTTCCGAAGTGTTTCGGGAAGGCTTTATCACCTATTCCAACAAGGCGAAGAGAAAACATCTTGATGTAAGCAAAGGCACCTTGAAGAAATACGGTGCAGTCAGCGAACAGACTGCCAAAGAAATGGCGATCGGTGGTATTTTCGCGGCTGATTCGGATGTATGCATTGCGGTGACAGGAATCGCAGGACCGGATTCTGATGGGGAAAAACCGGTAGGACTTGTTTATATGGCCTGCTATATGAAGGATAAGGTTTCTGTGGAAGAATATCATTTTAAGGGAAACCGGGAGAAAATCAGGGAACAGTCTGTCGTAAAGGCACTGGACCTGCTGCGCCGTTCCATTCTTAAGAATTATCATTCATAA